Sequence from the Burkholderia sp. GAS332 genome:
ACACTACCCAGCAGAATGCGCACGAGCGTGGCCTGACGTGTCACGCCGGTCTTCGAGAAGATCGCCCGCAGATGGGCCCGCGCGGTGTTCTTGCTGATGCCCAGATCGTCGGCCGCCTCTTCCAGCGTCAAGCCATTGGTCAACAGCAAGGCGAGCGAGGTCTCCGCGGGCGTGAGGTCGAACAGCTTGCGCACGATCTCCTGCGAGCCCTGCGATTTGCGATCGGGATCGCGCAAAAACAGCACGGTTGCCGGACGGCGCTTGTTGTCCTCGGACCAGTCCGATAGCGGAATCGTGCGCACCAGCACGCCGAGCTTCGGCTTGTCGCAACCGCGCGTGATCGGCATGGCTTCCACGATCGGCGCAGCGGTGCCGAAGTGCCCCATCAGGGCATGGCGCACCAGCCGTTGCAGATTGCGGTTCTCCTGCGCATCGGTCGCCTCGACATTGCCGTGCACGATACGCAGGCCGTTGCTCTGCGCGAGAATCTCATCGGCCACGCTGTTGGTGCGCATGATCGCGCCGCTCTCGTCGAGCGTCACCGTGCCCACCAGCATCCGGTCGATCGCGCTCGCATAGAGCGTGCGCTCCGACTCCACGATATCGAGGCGCGAATGCAGTTCGACCGCGCGCCGCAAGTGCGGCAGCAGCAGCGCGCAGAACGCCTTGTCGCGTGCGGAAAAATGCTTCGCCGCGTGACTGCGGCACACGCGAAACCGGCATTCGACACCGGAATCCGTGCGCAGATCGGCACCCATGATGTAGCGGATATCCGCGGGCTTCAGGAACTGCTTGTAGAGTTCGCTGGTGAGCCAACCCGTGTCGCCGAATACTTCGTCGACCGTGACGACGCGATCCGCCGGCAAGCCGACGAACGGGTCGAGCGAATAGTAGTAGTTGTTGTACGACGCTTCGCCCGGCACGCCCGACCCCATTTCGGACGCGTGCACCATCAAACCGCGCCGGTCGCTCGACGGCGAACGCAGAATCAGCGTCGCGTAGCTCGCGCCGAGCGAGGTGCGGATCAACTCGAGCGCACTCGCCCACGGTGTGCCTTCCAGCGCCCCCTGATAAATACGCGCGGTCAGTTCGCTGAACTGCGCCACGTTCACTTCGGCCAGTTCACTCATGGCCTGGCCCTCTTCAGGGGCCAATTTTGTCTCCATCAACACTCCGTCCTCCAAGCGATTTTGCATCGCGTCGCCAAGCTTAAGGGCCGATCTGTTTGCTGGCATCGGGGGAAGTACTTAGCTGACAAGAGTTTCGCTGAGCGTGCGAACGAACTCTCGTCCAATCGGACGATGCCCCCTTAAAGCCGCCGCGCTTCAATGCATTCATTGGTGCGGCGTGCGCGCTAAGTGCCCGGATTTGCGGCTCGATTCGCGTCATGTGCGGCCGCATCGCTTATACCCGGTATAGCCGCTTTCATGACAGCTTTCTCAGGAGACCCGATGGCGCTCGATCCCCAGGCGCAGGCCGTGCTCGCCGCTCTCGCCGGCATGCCCCCGCTCGATTTCGCACAACTCACCGCGCCCGCTTACCGCGCGATGCTCGCCGCAGGCGGCGGTTTTGCGCCCGGCGACGCGATCGCGGCGGAAGAAGATCTGATGATTCCCACCGCAAGCGGCCCGATTGCTGCGCGCCTCTACCGGCCGGTGACAGAAGGTGGCGATGACAAGGGTCTACTGCCTCTTACGGTTTTCTTTCACGGCGGCGGCTTCGTTTCGTGCGGGCTCGATACGCATGCCAACCTGTGCCGTTGTCTGGCGCAACGGGCACGAACGGTCGTGCTATCGGTCGATTACCGGCTCGCGCCGGAAGCGCGCTTTCCGGCCGCCGCGCTCGATGCATGCGACGCCGTGCGCTGGGCCG
This genomic interval carries:
- a CDS encoding transcriptional regulator, LuxR family produces the protein METKLAPEEGQAMSELAEVNVAQFSELTARIYQGALEGTPWASALELIRTSLGASYATLILRSPSSDRRGLMVHASEMGSGVPGEASYNNYYYSLDPFVGLPADRVVTVDEVFGDTGWLTSELYKQFLKPADIRYIMGADLRTDSGVECRFRVCRSHAAKHFSARDKAFCALLLPHLRRAVELHSRLDIVESERTLYASAIDRMLVGTVTLDESGAIMRTNSVADEILAQSNGLRIVHGNVEATDAQENRNLQRLVRHALMGHFGTAAPIVEAMPITRGCDKPKLGVLVRTIPLSDWSEDNKRRPATVLFLRDPDRKSQGSQEIVRKLFDLTPAETSLALLLTNGLTLEEAADDLGISKNTARAHLRAIFSKTGVTRQATLVRILLGSVVPLG